In Alteromonas macleodii, the sequence AACCCTGACATTGCCCTTGCGTTTGTTGACGTAGTGATGGAAACCGACGACGCTGGATTGAAACTGGTAGATGCTATTCGCAACGATCTTAAAAACCACGTTACTCGACTAATACTAAGAACAGGCCAGCCAGGGCAAGCGCCTGAAGAGGATGTGATTAGACGGTATGACATAAATGACTATAAAGCCAAGACAGAGCTTTCTTCACTAAAGCTTAAATCATGCGTTTATACGGCAATTCGCTCTTATCGTGATATACAAACCATAGAGCAAGGTAAGCGTGGTATGGAAGAGGTCTTAAAGTCATCCTCTTCTGTACTGGCAAGTCAGTCGCTGGCTCAATTCGGTACTGCCGTTTTGAAACAGACACTCACCCTTCTCAATTTAAATAACTCAGTGTTATATCTTTCCACACAGCATACCGACTTGTATGGCGATACGAGTATGACCGTATTGGGGGCAAGCGGAGACCTTGTTGGTTTATGTGAACCGGGTATCTCAACGCGTATACCAGAAGCTATCGAAGGAGAGGTTAAACAGGTATTGGCGAATAAATCGCACTACCAAAGCGATAAAGTATTTATCGGTTATTACCCCACAGGTGAAGATAGCCACAATATTTTGTATGTAAAGCTAGACCAGCCTTTAGATGCAATGCAAAGAAAAACGCTGGAAATGTTTGCATCCAATGTAGCTGTTATTTTCCAAAATCTCACGCAGAAAGAAGATATACAAAAAACACAGAAAGAACTCATCATGGTGCTAAGCGACGCTATCGAAATGCGTAGCAAGGAAACCGGCGGCCACGTTAGACGCGTTATATTAATGACAGAGTTTCTAGCAGAAAAGCTGCACATGAGCAGAGAGTTCATAGATACCATTCGCTACTCTGCTGCCCTTCACGATGTAGGCAAAATCAGCATACCAGAATCTATCTTACACAAACCTGGAAAGCTTGACCCTGATGAATGGGAAATAATGAAAACCCACGCGCAAAAAGGCTATGAACTGCTTGCCGACTCTGATCGCATCGTTGCCAAAATGGGCGCTATCATTGCCAAGACCCACCACGAACGATGGGACGGTAAAGGCTACCCTGACGGGCTTGCCGGAGACAACATCCCAATTGAAGGGCGTATCATGGCTATTGTTGACGTGGTGGATGCCCTGCTTTCCAAACGTTGCTATAAACCCGCATGGAGCGTTGACGAGGTAAAAGCTTACCTTGAAGAAAACGCAGGAAAACAATTCGACCCGCTAATCACCCACATAATGCTAGAGCACTTCGATAGAATATTAGAGATCCGTGCCACAGAACCGGACGAAGATGAATGAAAGAAAACCTAGAGTTAATTTTACTACGAGTTAGTCAAAGCCCTGACATCGACAAAGGCGAATTAGACGTTGCTTCAAGGCTAATTATCAACTCGGTGTGTGAAGGCTTGAAGATTACTCGAGCAGGTATTTGGTTATATGATGAAGGCCAGACGCTGGTACAGTGCACATTGCTTATCGACAAAGGAAACGACCTTGACAATGAAAGTTTAGTGTTAACCAGAAGAGACTTTCCCCACTACTTTGAAGCACTTGACTCGGGCAGAACTATCGCAGCACACGACGCGATAACAGACGTTGCAACATTTGAATTTGCCGAAGTATATCTTACACCACTGGGCATAAGTTCTATGCTGGATGTCCCTATTCGCCACCGCGGTAAGATGATAGGAATAATCTGCTGTGAACACCAAGGTAAGGCTCGTGAATGGCTTGACGATGAAATGGTATTTGCGGCTTCCCTTGCCGATCTTTACGGGCGTGCGGTAAGTGCTAACGAACGGGCTGACTATGAGCAACAGCTTATAGAAGCTAACCAGAATCTAGAGCAAAAAGTAAAAGATCGCACTGCCGAACTTGAGGCAGCCCAAGAAAAGCTTGTTGAATCAGAAAAAATGGCTGCCTTGGGTAACCTTGTAGCCGGCATAGCCCATGAAGTTAATACGCCGTTAGGCATTGCGCTTACCTCCGTAAGCAACTGCAAAGAAGAACTGAAAGAGATTTATCGAGATTTCGAAGATGGTGAATTAACAGAAGAGGGTTTCAAGGATTTTGAAGCGATTTGCTCTGAGGGGCTAACGTTAGCTGAAACAAGCCTGATGCGAGCCGCAAACCTAGTTCAAGACTTTAAGCGAACTTCAGCCGACCAAACCTCGCTGGAAATTGAAGAAATCGCACTGGATGAATATATACCGCGGGTTTGTAACCCATTGAAGCCTATGCTTCGCAAAGAGCAAATAGAGCTTTGTATAGATGTTACGCCAGATTTAGTAATCACCACCTGCCCTGGCATTATCGCCCAGTTGCTTACAAATTTGATATCGAACGCCCAGCGCCATGCCTTCGACGGATCACTAAATAACGAAGTAAACAAAGTTACTGTTAGCTGCAGCCAAAATGAAAAAGGTGTTGTGGTAAGCGTTCACGATAATGGAAAAGGCATTCCTGAAGAGTTCCATAAAAAAGTGTTTGAGCCTTTTTATACAACAGCTCGTGACAAGGGCGGCACCGGTTTGGGCTTAAATATTTTGTACAACCTCGTTCGCCAAAAATTTAATGGCGAAATTGATTTAGTATCGTCACCTGGTGAAGGAACCACGGTAACAGTTTGTATACCTGTCGAGAGTTAATGCAGTTAACGCCCTATCGCCCATTTGTTTTGGTTTAAACTGACGCAACAAGCGCGACATAGTTTAAATGTCGCGCTTACGACAGACCTAAAGTCTCGCAATAGGCAAGCTGAGCATAAAAACATAATAAGGCTTTTCGTGATGCAACTTTCACAATGGCGTAGCTCAGGCCAATTTCTAAACGTTAATGATCAGCAAATTTTCTACACTACCCAAGGCGAAGGCCCCGTGCTGTTGTTAATTCATGGATATCCTACCGCGAGCTTTGACTGGGTTAAATTATGGCCTGCACTTACTCAGAAATTTCACTGTGTAACACTCGATATGCTGGGGTTTGGTTTTAGCACCAAAGCGCCCAAAAAATACAAAATAAAAGAACAAGCCGCGGTGATAGAAGCCTTAATGAGGCATCTTCAAATTACGCATGCTCACGTTCTATCACACGATTACGGCGATACCGTTGCGCAGGAGTTAATGGCCCGTCAGTTAGACGGCAACCTCGCATTTCGTATGGAGTCGCTGCATTTGCTAAATGGCGGCCTTTTTCCTGAAACCCATCAAGCATTATCCATTCAAAAGCTGCTGCTTTCCCCTATTGGCGGGCTGCTTATACCTTTTTTAAGCAAAAACGCGATTCGAAAAAGCATGCACAATATCTTTGGCCCGAATACGCCCCCTTCAGACCAAGACATTAATGATTTTTGGACGCTTATTACTGAAAACAAAGGCCACAAATACATGCACTTGCTTTTGGACTATATGAAACAGCGCAAGCAATACAGAGAGCGTTGGGTAGGTGCCCTTCAAAATGCCGACGTTCCGGTTCGACTAACCGCCGGCATGGCAGACCCAATTTCTGGTGCACACATGGTGGCCAGATATAAAGAACTTATACCCAAGCCTGACACAGCAGAACTTGCTGATATCGGACATTACCCACAGATTGAGTGTGCGGAATTGGTTTTAGAGTCGATTTTTGGATTTAATAGCAACCCCTCACGTTAAACAAAATGAACGGATTAGTAAAATATATCCTTATTGGCTGATAATTCGCTATCGCGAATAAATATATTATTTTTCTCAAATTCATCAATACGTCCTTCAATAACAGATGCATCTTCAGTAAGACGTTCTTTGACTCTGTACAAGCGACCTTTGTAAAGACCTTCTGCAAGGTGGTACTTTTTATTCGGTATTTCCCTGTAAAATGAAAAGTAGCCTGGTACTTTTTCTGTTAACGTATAATGAAATGCTCGATAGAAATCAGTACCAGCATTCCTCCTAAAACCCTGATAATTTGAGAATGCTTCTTCTGTAAGACCAGAAGGTGAATGAAACAAATTAAACTGCCACTCATTTGGTTTCGAATAGACAAAAAAAGAATTATCAATAGAAGAACGCTTTATTTGCAAAGTATCGTAGTACACTTCGGCTATAACTTTATTAGGCCAAAAATATTCCATACTTCTGACATCATTATTGTCTGAAATTTTAAAAAGAAACTGATAAAAAACAGACTTAACAAGATTTACATTCTCAATTGATTTTTC encodes:
- a CDS encoding DUF3369 domain-containing protein, translating into MSLFKKSKTEQNTPRLAPWKIAIIDDEEGVHEVTKLTLRKFHFEKRGVDFLSAHSGEEGLALFKANPDIALAFVDVVMETDDAGLKLVDAIRNDLKNHVTRLILRTGQPGQAPEEDVIRRYDINDYKAKTELSSLKLKSCVYTAIRSYRDIQTIEQGKRGMEEVLKSSSSVLASQSLAQFGTAVLKQTLTLLNLNNSVLYLSTQHTDLYGDTSMTVLGASGDLVGLCEPGISTRIPEAIEGEVKQVLANKSHYQSDKVFIGYYPTGEDSHNILYVKLDQPLDAMQRKTLEMFASNVAVIFQNLTQKEDIQKTQKELIMVLSDAIEMRSKETGGHVRRVILMTEFLAEKLHMSREFIDTIRYSAALHDVGKISIPESILHKPGKLDPDEWEIMKTHAQKGYELLADSDRIVAKMGAIIAKTHHERWDGKGYPDGLAGDNIPIEGRIMAIVDVVDALLSKRCYKPAWSVDEVKAYLEENAGKQFDPLITHIMLEHFDRILEIRATEPDEDE
- a CDS encoding sensor histidine kinase, producing the protein MKENLELILLRVSQSPDIDKGELDVASRLIINSVCEGLKITRAGIWLYDEGQTLVQCTLLIDKGNDLDNESLVLTRRDFPHYFEALDSGRTIAAHDAITDVATFEFAEVYLTPLGISSMLDVPIRHRGKMIGIICCEHQGKAREWLDDEMVFAASLADLYGRAVSANERADYEQQLIEANQNLEQKVKDRTAELEAAQEKLVESEKMAALGNLVAGIAHEVNTPLGIALTSVSNCKEELKEIYRDFEDGELTEEGFKDFEAICSEGLTLAETSLMRAANLVQDFKRTSADQTSLEIEEIALDEYIPRVCNPLKPMLRKEQIELCIDVTPDLVITTCPGIIAQLLTNLISNAQRHAFDGSLNNEVNKVTVSCSQNEKGVVVSVHDNGKGIPEEFHKKVFEPFYTTARDKGGTGLGLNILYNLVRQKFNGEIDLVSSPGEGTTVTVCIPVES
- a CDS encoding alpha/beta fold hydrolase, translating into MQLSQWRSSGQFLNVNDQQIFYTTQGEGPVLLLIHGYPTASFDWVKLWPALTQKFHCVTLDMLGFGFSTKAPKKYKIKEQAAVIEALMRHLQITHAHVLSHDYGDTVAQELMARQLDGNLAFRMESLHLLNGGLFPETHQALSIQKLLLSPIGGLLIPFLSKNAIRKSMHNIFGPNTPPSDQDINDFWTLITENKGHKYMHLLLDYMKQRKQYRERWVGALQNADVPVRLTAGMADPISGAHMVARYKELIPKPDTAELADIGHYPQIECAELVLESIFGFNSNPSR